A window of Amycolatopsis sp. 195334CR genomic DNA:
AGGGCGACTCCGGTGCCACCGCCACCCCGTCCACCCGCGCCTGGTGCCCGTCGAGCAGGAGCTGGCCGGTGCCGGGCACCGCGGGCACGAGCAGGTCGGCGTCGTGCTCCCCGGCGAAGTCCAGGCCGGCCAGCACGAACGAACCACCGCCGGGGACCGCGCTGCCCGCCGGGAACCGGGCCAGTTCGGCCAGCGCGCTGCCGTGGCAGCTGAGCACGGACCAGCCGTCCAGCCACACCGGGGCCGCCGAGAGGTTGCGCAGTTCGAGGAATCCCGCCGGACCGGCGAGCAGCTGGTGGATCCGGACCGGCGGCACTGCCGGGCCCGGTGCGGCGGCGGTGAGCACGGCGACGACGGCCAGGTGGCACAGTCTGCTCGGCATCTGCTCCTCACCGCCCGCGGAGGGGACTGCTGCGCGGCACGACGAGGCCCGCGCCGTCCAGCCTAGGAGCACGGGCGGTAGCGAGGATGTGCCGCGCGGTACTGTCCCGCCCGGGTCCGGGGTACCGCCGGTACGGCCTCACCCCGGACGGCGGGGCGGGCCCGCGGCGGACGGGCTCGGCCGCAGGTCCAATGAGCGGAACAGGTCCCGCCTGCTGGTGAAGCCGAGTTTGCGCAGCACGCAGCTGACGTAGTTCTTCACCGTCTGCCTGGCCAGGTGCAGCTGGTCGGCGATCTCGTCGTTCGACCGGCGGCACAGCACCAGTGCCAGCACCTCCTCCTCGCGGGAGGTCATCGGCGGGCTGTCCGGCGGGGGTGGCGGCGGGGCGGGCTGCGGCGCGGTTTCCGCGCCCACCAGCCAGGTTCGCTCACCGGCTCTGGTCCGGCGGATGGCTTCGCCGACCACGCGGTCCCCGGCCGACTTGTGCACGAAGCTGTCCGCGCCGGCGTTGAGCGCGGCGGCCACCGCCGACGGTGAGGAATCCGCGGTCAGCACCAGTACCGCGGTTCCGCGCAGTGCGCGCTTCGCGAACCGGCATATTCCGATGCCCACCCGTTCCCCGGTCAGCGTGAGTTCGGTGATGACCAGATCGGGATGCACCCGGCGGCATTTCGCCAGTGCTTCGGCACCACTACCGGCCTCGGCTATTTCCTGGCATTCGCCCGCCGATTCGATCAGGGTGCGCAGGGCATATCTGATCAGTGGCTGCTCATCAACCACCAGTGTGGTGACGTGTTCCACGTTACCCCTTCGCCAATCGGTTCCGTCCGCGCGCGGTCGCGGGCGCAGAGAACTTACTACCACTCCACGCCGCGCGGATGACACGGCCAAGCGGCACAGTTGTTCTTGACGGCGGTGGGAAACGGGTGAATTACGCCCGCCGGCGCGGAAACCGGCGGACGCATTCGCGGTGGTTCCGGCCGGACTCCGCGGCCAGGATCTCGGCGAAGACGCCGAAGGTGCACCAGTCGTTGTTGGTGTGGATGACGACCAGGTGCTTCGCGTCCGGGGTGCCGCGCAGGTAGCTGCACGTGCCGGCGTCGCTGCCCGCGCCACCGCGGAGCACCAGGCCGCCGGGCAGCGTTTCCTCGTGCACGCCGAGGCCGTACCGGCTGTTGGGCAGCCAGCTCCCGCCCTCGGTGGACACCGTGGCCCACATCCGCGCGTGCTGTTCCGGCGGCAGCAGGGTGCCCCGCAGCAACGCGGTGTAGAAGCGCAGCATGTCCGCGGTGGTGGAGACGATCCCGCCGGCGGCGTGCCCCAGCGAGGTGTTCATCTCGGTGACGTCGAGCGGCGGGAGACCGGGATCCTCCATCAGGGACGGCCAGTTCTCCGGCGTCACCCGCGCGGGGTCCACGCCCTCGCGCAGGAACACCTTCGAATACGCCCGCGGGTGCGGGTCCGGGTACTTCGTCTCCTCCGCGGGCCGCACGTAGGTGTCGGTGAGGCCAAGCGGCTCGATGACCGTGCGGTGCACCTCCTCGGCGTGCGTGCGGCCGGTCGCCGCCTCGATGATCGCGCCGAGCAGGTAATACCCGCCGTTGGAGTACATGAAGGTCTCGCCGGGCTCCGCCACGGGCGGTTCCGAGACGGCGAGCTTCACCAGCTCGTCCACCGTCCACACGTCGAAGCGGTGCTTCTCCCAGCGGGACCGGATGAACCGGCCCGCGGTCCGGGTGGCCAGTCCGGTGGCGAACAGGCCGCTGGTGTGGTTGAGCAACGAGCGCACGGTGAGCTTGCGCCCGTCGTTGCCGTGGGCGTCGGCCGCGCCCGGCAGCCATTTGTCCACTGTGTCGTCCAGGTCCAGCTTCCCCTCGGCGGTCAGCGCGAGCACCGCCGCGGCGGTGTAGCTCTTGCCGATGCTGCCGAAGTTCAGGTGCTCACCGCGTTCGCGCGGGCGGCCGGTGTCCAGGTCGGCCACCCCGGCGGCGCCGAACCAGGTGCCGTGCTCGTCGGCGACCTCGACGACGATGCCGGGCACGCCGTACTCGGCCACCGCGTGGTCGAGCACGCGCTGGGTCTTTTCGTGGTGGGTCACGGTCAGTCCTTCCAGGTGACGGGGAGGCCGGCGAGGTCGTACATGTTGGCGTCGGTGCGCAGCGGTACTTCGTGGACCGGGATGGCCAGTTCGAGCGTGGGGAACCGGTTGAGCAGCGCGGGCAGCGCGGTCCGCAGTTCGATGCGGGCCAGGTGCTGGCCGAGGCACTGGTGGACGCCGTGGGCGAAGGACAGGTGCCCGCTCGCGTCGCGGGTGATGTCGAGCGCGTCGCCGTCGGGGAACCGCCGGGGATCGCGGTTCGCCGCGATCGGCGAGATGGCCACGGTCTGGCCCGCCCTGACCAGCTGGCCGCCGATCTCCACGTCCGCCACCGCCGCCCGTGCCGAACCACCGCCGATCCCGGTGTAGCGCAACAGTTCCTCGATGGCGCGATCGGTCAGCCCCGGATCCGCGCGCAATGCGGCGAGCTGGCCGGGATTGATCAGCAGCGCGAAGGTGGACAGGCCGAGCACGGTGGCGGTGGTGTGCAGCCCGGCCCCGAGCAGGAAGGCGCCGACCCCGGCGAGCTCGTCCTCGGTGAGGTCGCTGGTGGTCAGCTCGCTGAGCACGTCGTCGGTCGGCCGCGCCCGCTTGCCCCGGACGAGTTCGCGGAGGTAGTCGCTCAGCGCGGTCCAGTTCGCCGCGATGTCGTCCGCGGTCACGCCCTCCCGCGCGAGCATCCCGTCCACCATGCGGCGGAACCACTCGCGATCGGCGGACGGCACGCCGAGCAGTTCGCAGATCACCAGCGCGGGAATGGGGCGGGCGTAGACCTCCATCAGGTCGGCGGGCCGCGCCGAGCCGGCCAGCACGGTGAGCCGGTCTTCGGTGCACGCCGCGACCTGCTCGGCGAGCAACCGCATCCGGCGCGGGGTGAACTTCCCGGCGAGCAGTTTCCGGAACCGCGTGTGCTCCGGGGCGTCCAGGCCGAGGAAGTCGCCGGGCTGCGCGGGCGGCAGCTCCCCGCTGAACCCGGGCAGCGGCACGTGCATCAGCTCGTAGCGGTTGCTGAAGGCCTGGTGCCCGAGCACGGCACGGGCTTCGTCGTACCCGGTGGCCAGCCAGCCCTCGTGCCCGTCGGGGAAGCGCATGGGGGCCAGCGGCCGCTCCTCGCGCAGGCGGCCGAGTTCGGGCGGGAGCTGGAACGGCCGGTCCGGGAACGAGCGGAAGAGCAGTTCCGGCTGGGTGAACAGGTCGGTCATGGTGGTTTCTCCTTGTCAGGTAGGGAGGTCAGGCGGCGAGGTGCCGTCGTGCGGTGCGGACACCGCGGGGGTGGTTCCAGCCGATGGCGGCGGTGGTGGTGCCGTTCTCCTCGGCGACCGCGGCGAACCGGCTGTCGTCGTGGTCCAGCAGGCGGAGCCGCGCGTGCGGCCCGAGCACGCCGTGGACCTGGATCTTGATCTCGTACTGGTCGGACCAGAAGTAGGGGACCGGACGGTGGTGCCGCTGTCCGCCGAGCAGGTTCGCGGCCACCACCAGCGCCTGTTCCGTGGCGTTGGTGCGGGTTTCCAGCCGGTGCGTGGTGCCGGTCGCGGGATCGGACCAGCGCGCCACGTCACCGACCGCGTAGACGTCGTCGGCGGCGCGCAGGGTGGAGTCGCAGCGGAGGCCGTCGTCCAGGGTCAGGCCGCTGCCGGCCAGCCAGCCGGTGGCGGGCACGGAGCCGAGCGCGAGCACCACCAGCTCGGTCTCGACCAGTTCACCGCCGGGCAGCGCGATCCCGGTGACCCGGCCGTTTTCGCCGACCAGCCGGGACACCGTGGTGCCGGTGCGCAGGCGCACGCCCCGTGAGCGGTGCAACTCCGCGACCCGGCCGCCGAGTTCGTGGCCCAGTGTGCGCAGCATCGGCACCGGCTCGGGGTCGATCAGCGTGACGGCCTTGCCGAGGGTGCGGGCGGCAGCCGCTACCTCGCAGCCGAGCACCCCGGCGCCGACCACGGAAACCCGTTGGGCCACTTGCAGTTCCCGCTTCAGCGCCAGTGTTTCGTCCAGCGTCCGCAGGGTGTGCACCCCGGCGAGGTGCGGTTGGCCGGGCAGGCGGCGCGGTTTCAACCCGGTCGCGATGACCAGCGCGTCGTAGGTGAGCACGCGGCCGTCGTCCAGTTCCACCGCGTGGTCGGCCGGGCGGAGGCGTTCGGCGGTGCGGCCGAGCAGCCAGTCGGCGTCCAGCGCGGCCAGCCGCTGTTCGTCACGCAGGTGGGTTCGTTCGACCGGCCAGGTGCCGGTGAGCACCTCCTTGGACAGCGGCGGCCGGTCGTAGGGCGGGTGCGATTCCTCGCCGACGATCCGCAGGGAACCGGTGTACCCCTTGTGCCGCAACGCTTCGGCCACGGTGAGCCCGCCGACGGAGGCGCCGACGATCAGCACGTTCACGGCGACTCCTCCAGCAGGATCGCGGCGGCCGGGCAGAGCATCGCGGCTTCCCGCACCGCGTCGTGCGCGTCCGGCGGGGGAGCGTCGTCGAGCAGCACCACGATGCCGTCTTCATCGCGCTGGTCGAACACCTGCTCCGCGGCCATCACGCAGGTTCCGGCGCCGACGCACCTGGCCTCGTCCACGAGCACCTTCATACGAGTTCCCCTTCCCGGGTTTCCTTGCGGCTACTGGGTTTCATCACGAACAGTGCGAGCACGGCGGCGGCCAGCACGAGGGCGGCGGTGGCCCACGAGGTGGTGGCCATGCCGGAGGTGAACGCCTCGCGGGCGGCGTGGGTGAGGGCCGGGTCGCCGACGGCGAGCGCCTCGCCGATGGACGCGCGCGCCGGTTCGGGTGCGGTGTCCGGCATCGAGGCGGTGTAGGCACCGGCGAGCACGCTGCCGAGCACGGCCACGCCGAGCGCGCCGCCCGCCTGCTGCATGGTGTCGTTCACCGCGGAGCCGACGCCGGCGTGTTCGGGTGGCACGGCACCCATCAGCGCGGCGACCGCGGCCGGTTGCGCCAGGCCCGCGCCGATGCCGAACACCGCCAGCGACGCCGCCACCACCGCGAAGCCGCTGTCCGGTGCCAGCGAGGCCATCAGGCCGAAACCCGCCGCCACCACGGCGAGACCGGCGGCGGTCATCGTCCGGTTGCCGAGCTTGCGCCCGAGGGTGGCGCCGAGCGCGTTGGCCGCGATGGTGGCCACCGCCATCGGCACCATCGCGGTCCCGGCTTCGGTCGGCGTGTAACCGAGCACGAACTGCAGGTACTGGGTCAGCACCAGGACCAGGCCGCCGAGGCCGATCTGGGTCAGCACCAGCGCGAAGCTGCCGCCACTGAAGTCGCGGTTCCGGTAGAGCGAGAGCGGCACCATCGGCGACGGCGTCTTCAGCTCCCACACCGCGAAGGCCGCCAGCGCGACCACGGCCACGGCGAGGGCGAGCAGCGTGCCGGGTGCGGTCAGCCCGGCCACCGGCAGTTCGATGATGGCCCAGACCAGCGCGGTCAGGCCGATCACCGACAGCACCGCACCGAGCGGATCGGCCTTGCGCGCCGGGCCCTTCGACTCCGGCATCAGCCAGAGCGCCGCGACGATCGCCAGCGCGGCGATCGGGATGTTGATCAGGAACACCGAGTTCCAGCCGAAACCGGACAGCAGCGCGCCGCCGAGGATCGGGCCGCCGATCATGCCGAGCATGGCCACCGCGGACCAGGCGGAGGTGGCCGTCCGGCGTTCCTCCTCGGTGAAGACGGTGATCAGGATGGACAGCGTGCTGGGCAGCACCAGTGCGGTGCCCACGCCCATCAGCGCGCGGCCGGCGATCAGCTGGCCCGGGCTGGTCGCGGCGGCGGCGACCAGTGACGCGAGGGCGAAGACCACCAGCCCGATGACGAGCAACCGGCGGCGCCCGTAGCGGTCGGAGAGGCTGCCCGCGGTGAGCAGGAGGCCGGCGCAGGCGAGTATGTAGGCGTCGGTGATCCACTGGATGTCCTGCGCGTCGGCGCCGAGATCGCGGACCAGGGTGGGGATGGCCACGGTGAGCACCTGGTTGTCCACCGTGAGCACGAGGGTCGACAGGCACAGCGTGAGCAGGATGAGCCATCTGCGGGGATGGGATGCGGAAGAGGACACGCCCACGACCGTGCCGACCGGCGATGACAGGCCGCTGACAATCCTCTGATAGGCGCCCTGACAGCCCGACCTGACAGCCCGACCTGATAGCCGCCCTGACAGCCCGCCCTGACAGACCGACCTGACAGCCCCGCCTCGACCGGCCCGCCTGGCAATCACCGCCCTGGCAACCGCCGCACTGGCGGCTTGCTGGATTGGCGGGCGGCGTGGTGGCTCGCCGGTTAGGGCGGCTGGGCAGGTAGTCAGGGAGCCATCGTCATCGCTCGCCCGGGAGAGGGCGTCAGGTCAGCAGGTGCGTCGCGGCGTCTTCGCGCGGGAGGGCGGCGCCGCGAAGGTAAGCCGTCTCGTACGCCTCCGCGCCGAGCAACCCGGTGAGGGCCGTGACCAGGTCCCGCAGTTCCGCGTCACCGCGGTCGA
This region includes:
- a CDS encoding lamin tail domain-containing protein translates to MPSRLCHLAVVAVLTAAAPGPAVPPVRIHQLLAGPAGFLELRNLSAAPVWLDGWSVLSCHGSALAELARFPAGSAVPGGGSFVLAGLDFAGEHDADLLVPAVPGTGQLLLDGHQARVDGVAVAPESPCRENEAAAPCPGPLSRDALSTDTDNNRVDFGCPSPPAAQPHP
- a CDS encoding response regulator transcription factor; this encodes MEHVTTLVVDEQPLIRYALRTLIESAGECQEIAEAGSGAEALAKCRRVHPDLVITELTLTGERVGIGICRFAKRALRGTAVLVLTADSSPSAVAAALNAGADSFVHKSAGDRVVGEAIRRTRAGERTWLVGAETAPQPAPPPPPPDSPPMTSREEEVLALVLCRRSNDEIADQLHLARQTVKNYVSCVLRKLGFTSRRDLFRSLDLRPSPSAAGPPRRPG
- a CDS encoding serine hydrolase, which produces MTHHEKTQRVLDHAVAEYGVPGIVVEVADEHGTWFGAAGVADLDTGRPRERGEHLNFGSIGKSYTAAAVLALTAEGKLDLDDTVDKWLPGAADAHGNDGRKLTVRSLLNHTSGLFATGLATRTAGRFIRSRWEKHRFDVWTVDELVKLAVSEPPVAEPGETFMYSNGGYYLLGAIIEAATGRTHAEEVHRTVIEPLGLTDTYVRPAEETKYPDPHPRAYSKVFLREGVDPARVTPENWPSLMEDPGLPPLDVTEMNTSLGHAAGGIVSTTADMLRFYTALLRGTLLPPEQHARMWATVSTEGGSWLPNSRYGLGVHEETLPGGLVLRGGAGSDAGTCSYLRGTPDAKHLVVIHTNNDWCTFGVFAEILAAESGRNHRECVRRFPRRRA
- a CDS encoding cytochrome P450; amino-acid sequence: MTDLFTQPELLFRSFPDRPFQLPPELGRLREERPLAPMRFPDGHEGWLATGYDEARAVLGHQAFSNRYELMHVPLPGFSGELPPAQPGDFLGLDAPEHTRFRKLLAGKFTPRRMRLLAEQVAACTEDRLTVLAGSARPADLMEVYARPIPALVICELLGVPSADREWFRRMVDGMLAREGVTADDIAANWTALSDYLRELVRGKRARPTDDVLSELTTSDLTEDELAGVGAFLLGAGLHTTATVLGLSTFALLINPGQLAALRADPGLTDRAIEELLRYTGIGGGSARAAVADVEIGGQLVRAGQTVAISPIAANRDPRRFPDGDALDITRDASGHLSFAHGVHQCLGQHLARIELRTALPALLNRFPTLELAIPVHEVPLRTDANMYDLAGLPVTWKD
- a CDS encoding FAD-dependent oxidoreductase, whose amino-acid sequence is MNVLIVGASVGGLTVAEALRHKGYTGSLRIVGEESHPPYDRPPLSKEVLTGTWPVERTHLRDEQRLAALDADWLLGRTAERLRPADHAVELDDGRVLTYDALVIATGLKPRRLPGQPHLAGVHTLRTLDETLALKRELQVAQRVSVVGAGVLGCEVAAAARTLGKAVTLIDPEPVPMLRTLGHELGGRVAELHRSRGVRLRTGTTVSRLVGENGRVTGIALPGGELVETELVVLALGSVPATGWLAGSGLTLDDGLRCDSTLRAADDVYAVGDVARWSDPATGTTHRLETRTNATEQALVVAANLLGGQRHHRPVPYFWSDQYEIKIQVHGVLGPHARLRLLDHDDSRFAAVAEENGTTTAAIGWNHPRGVRTARRHLAA
- a CDS encoding ferredoxin, with product MKVLVDEARCVGAGTCVMAAEQVFDQRDEDGIVVLLDDAPPPDAHDAVREAAMLCPAAAILLEESP
- a CDS encoding MFS transporter; amino-acid sequence: MSSSASHPRRWLILLTLCLSTLVLTVDNQVLTVAIPTLVRDLGADAQDIQWITDAYILACAGLLLTAGSLSDRYGRRRLLVIGLVVFALASLVAAAATSPGQLIAGRALMGVGTALVLPSTLSILITVFTEEERRTATSAWSAVAMLGMIGGPILGGALLSGFGWNSVFLINIPIAALAIVAALWLMPESKGPARKADPLGAVLSVIGLTALVWAIIELPVAGLTAPGTLLALAVAVVALAAFAVWELKTPSPMVPLSLYRNRDFSGGSFALVLTQIGLGGLVLVLTQYLQFVLGYTPTEAGTAMVPMAVATIAANALGATLGRKLGNRTMTAAGLAVVAAGFGLMASLAPDSGFAVVAASLAVFGIGAGLAQPAAVAALMGAVPPEHAGVGSAVNDTMQQAGGALGVAVLGSVLAGAYTASMPDTAPEPARASIGEALAVGDPALTHAAREAFTSGMATTSWATAALVLAAAVLALFVMKPSSRKETREGELV